In one window of Pseudomonas sp. IAC-BECa141 DNA:
- a CDS encoding phosphoadenylyl-sulfate reductase yields the protein MSPTFDVVELATTYANKSAQDILKLAFAEFGDDLWISFSGAEDVVLVDMAWKLNKNVKVFSLDTGRLHPETYRFIDQVREHYKIDIELISPDYTKLEPFVKEKGLFSFYKDGHGECCGIRKIEPLRRKLSGVKAWATGQRRDQSPGTRSAVAVMEIDTAFSTPERTLYKFNPLAQMTSEEIWGYIRMLELPYNSLHERGFISIGCEPCTRPVLPNQHEREGRWWWEEATQKECGLHAGNIISKG from the coding sequence ATGAGCCCAACGTTCGACGTCGTGGAACTCGCCACGACCTATGCCAACAAATCCGCGCAGGACATCCTCAAACTCGCGTTCGCCGAGTTCGGCGATGACCTGTGGATATCTTTCAGCGGCGCCGAGGATGTGGTGCTGGTGGACATGGCCTGGAAGCTGAACAAGAACGTCAAAGTGTTCAGTCTCGACACCGGCCGCCTGCATCCGGAGACCTACCGCTTCATCGATCAGGTGCGCGAGCACTACAAGATCGACATCGAACTGATCTCGCCGGACTACACGAAACTTGAACCGTTCGTGAAGGAAAAAGGCCTGTTCAGTTTCTACAAGGACGGCCATGGCGAATGCTGCGGGATCCGCAAGATCGAGCCGCTGCGCCGCAAACTGTCCGGCGTCAAAGCCTGGGCCACCGGCCAGCGCCGCGACCAGAGCCCCGGGACCCGCAGCGCTGTTGCGGTGATGGAAATCGATACAGCGTTCTCCACCCCGGAGCGCACCTTGTACAAATTCAACCCGCTTGCACAGATGACCAGTGAGGAAATCTGGGGCTACATCCGCATGCTGGAGCTGCCGTACAACAGTCTGCATGAGCGCGGTTTCATCAGCATCGGCTGCGAACCGTGCACCCGCCCTGTCCTGCCGAACCAGCACGAGCGAGAGGGTCGCTGGTGGTGGGAAGAAGCGACCCAGAAGGAATGCGGGTTGCATGCCGGGAATATCATCAGCAAGGGGTAA
- the thrH gene encoding bifunctional phosphoserine phosphatase/homoserine phosphotransferase ThrH, producing the protein MEIACLDLEGVLVPEIWIAFAEKTGIESLKATTRDIPDYDVLMKQRLRILDEHGLKLSDIQEVIATLKPLDGAAEFVNWLRERFQVVILSDTFYEFSQPLMRQLGFPTLLCHRLITDDTGRVTSYQLRQKDPKRQSVLAFKSLYYRVIAAGDSYNDTSMLGEADAGILFHAPDNVIREFPQFPAVHTFAELKQEFLKASNRDLTL; encoded by the coding sequence GTGGAAATCGCCTGTCTTGATCTTGAAGGGGTGCTGGTGCCGGAAATCTGGATCGCCTTCGCCGAAAAAACCGGAATCGAATCGCTCAAGGCCACCACCCGGGACATTCCCGACTACGACGTGCTGATGAAGCAGCGCCTGCGCATCCTCGACGAGCATGGCCTGAAACTTTCGGACATTCAGGAAGTGATCGCCACCCTCAAGCCACTGGACGGCGCTGCGGAGTTCGTCAACTGGCTGCGCGAGCGGTTTCAGGTGGTGATTCTGTCGGACACCTTCTATGAGTTTTCCCAGCCGCTGATGCGTCAGCTGGGCTTTCCGACCTTGCTCTGTCACCGACTGATTACCGATGACACCGGGCGGGTGACGAGCTACCAGTTGCGTCAGAAAGATCCGAAGCGTCAGTCGGTTCTGGCCTTCAAGAGCCTGTATTACCGTGTAATTGCGGCGGGGGATTCCTATAACGACACCAGCATGCTGGGCGAAGCGGATGCGGGGATTCTGTTCCATGCGCCGGATAACGTGATTCGCGAGTTTCCGCAGTTTCCGGCGGTGCATACGTTTGCCGAGTTGAAGCAGGAATTCCTCAAGGCTTCGAACCGCGACCTGACTTTGTAG
- the pabB gene encoding aminodeoxychorismate synthase component I has product MLTCSVHPLPYRANPADYFAAVRHAPGAVLLDSGRPSADRGRYDLLSAWPLEQLAVLPDERGDHFLQRLRDNLTRLGEAQLPDGYELPFAGGLIGYLSYDFGRHLENLPSQARDDLQLPDARFGLYDWALISDHQSATSQLVFHPSVSASEKQRLIDVFSQPASTALTPFKLNNPMAADLSADEYRQAFERIQHYIQAGDCYQVNFAQRFRAPCQGDPWLAYCKLREACPTPFSGFQSLPDGNAVLSLSPERFVKVSQRQVETRPIKGTRPRGATPAEDAANAAELLASPKDRAENLMIVDLLRNDLGRTCRIGSVRVPELFSLESYPNVHHLVSSVTGELAEDRDALDLIAGSFPGGSITGAPKIRAMQIIDELEPTRRGLYCGSLLYLDVRGEMDSSIAIRSLLVKDGQVCCWGGGGIVADSDWQAEYQESITKVRVLLETLQNL; this is encoded by the coding sequence ATGTTGACCTGTTCCGTACACCCGCTGCCCTACCGCGCCAACCCCGCCGACTATTTCGCGGCCGTCCGCCACGCGCCCGGCGCCGTGCTGCTCGACAGTGGCCGGCCGAGTGCCGACCGTGGCCGTTATGACCTGCTCAGTGCCTGGCCGCTGGAACAGCTGGCGGTTTTGCCGGACGAGCGCGGCGACCATTTCCTGCAACGTCTGCGGGACAATCTGACCCGATTGGGCGAAGCGCAATTGCCCGACGGGTACGAATTGCCCTTCGCTGGCGGCCTGATCGGTTACCTGAGCTACGACTTCGGTCGGCATCTGGAAAACCTGCCGAGCCAGGCCCGGGATGACCTGCAACTGCCCGATGCACGTTTTGGTCTGTACGACTGGGCCTTGATCAGCGATCACCAATCGGCCACCAGCCAATTGGTGTTTCACCCCTCTGTCAGCGCCAGCGAGAAACAGCGGCTGATCGATGTATTCAGCCAACCGGCAAGCACCGCTCTGACCCCGTTCAAGCTCAACAACCCGATGGCAGCCGATCTTTCGGCCGATGAATACCGTCAGGCATTCGAGCGCATCCAGCATTACATCCAGGCCGGCGACTGCTATCAGGTCAACTTCGCTCAACGTTTCCGCGCACCGTGCCAGGGCGATCCATGGCTGGCCTACTGCAAATTGCGCGAAGCCTGCCCGACACCGTTTTCAGGATTTCAGAGCCTGCCCGACGGCAATGCGGTGTTGAGCCTGTCGCCCGAGCGCTTCGTTAAAGTCAGCCAGCGTCAGGTGGAAACCCGCCCGATCAAGGGCACCCGCCCCCGTGGCGCGACCCCGGCCGAAGACGCGGCGAACGCTGCCGAACTGCTGGCCAGCCCGAAGGATCGCGCGGAAAACCTGATGATCGTCGACCTGCTGCGCAACGACCTGGGCCGCACTTGCCGCATCGGCTCGGTGCGGGTGCCGGAGTTGTTCAGCCTGGAAAGTTATCCGAACGTGCATCACCTGGTCAGCAGCGTGACCGGTGAGCTGGCGGAAGATCGCGACGCTCTTGACCTGATCGCCGGCAGCTTCCCCGGCGGCTCGATCACCGGCGCACCGAAGATCCGTGCGATGCAGATCATCGACGAACTGGAGCCGACCCGACGCGGTTTGTATTGCGGTTCGTTGCTGTACCTGGACGTGCGCGGCGAGATGGACAGCTCCATCGCCATTCGCAGTCTGCTGGTAAAGGATGGACAGGTGTGCTGCTGGGGCGGCGGCGGGATCGTCGCCGATTCGGACTGGCAGGCGGAGTATCAGGAGTCGATCACCAAGGTCAGAGTGCTGCTCGAAACCCTGCAGAACCTCTGA
- a CDS encoding alpha-L-glutamate ligase-like protein: MFGFWKTWKALEARGIMGINRRNADYVLKYNKRSLYPIVDDKIITKERAIKAGIHVPELYGVISTEKEIDKLGEIIGGRNDFVIKPAQGAGGDGIIVVADRFEGRYRTVSGKIIAHEELEHHISSILTGLYSLGGHRDRALIEYRVTPDQIFKSISYEGVPDIRIIVLMGYPVMAMLRLPTRQSGGKANLHQGAIGVGVDLATGLTLRGTWLNNIITKHPDTTNAVDSVQLPYWDGFMKLAAGCYELCGLGYIGVDMVLDQEKGPLILELNARPGLNIQIANDCGLTLRTHAVEAHLEELKARGVTESVEERVAFAQELFGHVPAVEG; encoded by the coding sequence ATGTTCGGTTTCTGGAAGACCTGGAAGGCCCTGGAAGCCCGGGGCATCATGGGCATCAATCGGCGTAACGCCGACTACGTGCTCAAGTACAACAAGCGCAGCCTGTACCCGATCGTCGATGACAAGATCATCACCAAGGAACGCGCAATCAAGGCCGGCATTCACGTGCCGGAACTGTATGGCGTGATTTCCACGGAGAAGGAAATCGACAAGCTCGGCGAGATCATCGGCGGGCGCAACGACTTCGTGATCAAGCCGGCCCAGGGTGCCGGCGGTGACGGCATCATCGTGGTCGCCGACCGTTTCGAGGGCCGCTATCGCACGGTGTCGGGCAAGATCATTGCCCATGAAGAGCTGGAGCATCATATCTCCAGCATCCTCACCGGTCTGTATTCGCTGGGCGGCCATCGCGATCGGGCGCTGATCGAATATCGGGTGACCCCGGACCAGATCTTCAAAAGCATCAGCTACGAAGGCGTGCCGGACATCCGCATCATCGTGCTGATGGGTTACCCGGTGATGGCGATGCTGCGCCTGCCGACCCGTCAATCCGGCGGCAAGGCCAACCTGCACCAGGGCGCCATCGGCGTCGGCGTCGACCTGGCTACCGGCCTGACCCTGCGCGGTACGTGGCTGAACAACATCATCACCAAACACCCGGACACCACCAACGCGGTGGACAGCGTGCAACTGCCCTACTGGGACGGTTTCATGAAGCTCGCGGCCGGTTGCTATGAGCTGTGTGGCCTGGGTTACATCGGCGTGGACATGGTGCTGGATCAGGAAAAAGGCCCGCTGATTCTGGAGCTGAATGCGCGGCCGGGGCTGAACATTCAGATTGCCAATGATTGCGGCCTGACGTTACGCACCCATGCGGTGGAAGCGCATCTGGAAGAGCTCAAGGCGCGCGGGGTGACGGAGTCGGTTGAAGAGCGCGTGGCGTTTGCTCAGGAGTTGTTTGGGCATGTTCCGGCGGTCGAAGGCTGA
- a CDS encoding inactive transglutaminase family protein — translation MRSLTFHLKVLITILVLLGVSVTAYQIFVLGIPVTEDATDDLWNIDAKVEFVASTKDPVKIQMFVPPLSRDYVSLNESFISNNYGVAVNRVDGNRKVTWSARRAKGNQTLYYRLVLTKRYTAEKTKIKGPTFRDSMAIEGPEKIAAEALLAPIRQHSADVETFIGEAIKRVNNVNDDNVKLLLAGDPSTPHKAKIVELLLSIAHVPVEKVHTIRLVADQPQTPELWLRSFNGTDWLYFNPETGEQGLPTDRLLWWSGDENLITVDGGKKANVTFSLNNSEMNAIRLAKLTDENTDANFLEYSLYGLPLQTQQTFMIMVMIPIGVLVILILRNLIGLQTLGTFTPVLIALAFRETQLGFGILLFTVITALGLSLRSYLEHLKLQMLPRLSVVLTFVVVLIAAISLFSHKLGLERGLSVALFPMVILTMTIERLSITWEERGASHAMKVAIGTLFAASLAHLIMTVPELVYFVFTFPAILLILVGFMLAMGRYRGYRLTELVRFKAFLKKADG, via the coding sequence ATGCGTTCTCTAACCTTCCACCTGAAAGTCTTGATCACCATCCTGGTGTTGCTGGGCGTTTCGGTTACGGCCTATCAGATTTTCGTGCTCGGCATTCCGGTGACCGAAGACGCCACCGACGACTTGTGGAACATCGACGCCAAGGTCGAGTTCGTCGCCAGCACCAAGGATCCGGTGAAGATCCAGATGTTCGTGCCGCCCCTTAGCCGCGATTACGTCAGCCTCAATGAAAGCTTTATCTCCAACAATTACGGCGTGGCGGTCAACCGGGTCGACGGCAACCGCAAGGTCACGTGGTCGGCACGCCGGGCCAAGGGCAACCAGACCCTTTATTACCGTCTGGTGCTGACCAAGCGTTACACCGCTGAAAAAACCAAGATCAAGGGCCCGACGTTCCGCGACAGCATGGCCATCGAAGGCCCGGAAAAGATCGCCGCCGAAGCCCTGCTCGCCCCGATCCGTCAACACTCGGCCGACGTCGAGACCTTCATTGGCGAAGCGATCAAACGCGTCAACAACGTCAACGACGACAACGTGAAACTGCTGCTGGCCGGCGATCCGTCGACGCCGCACAAAGCCAAAATCGTCGAACTGCTGCTGTCCATCGCCCACGTGCCGGTGGAAAAAGTCCACACCATCCGCCTCGTCGCCGATCAACCGCAAACCCCTGAACTGTGGCTGCGCAGCTTCAACGGCACCGACTGGCTGTACTTCAACCCGGAAACCGGCGAGCAAGGCCTGCCGACTGACCGGCTGCTGTGGTGGAGCGGTGATGAAAACCTGATCACCGTCGACGGCGGCAAGAAAGCCAACGTGACCTTCAGCCTGAACAACAGCGAGATGAACGCGATTCGTCTGGCCAAGCTGACCGACGAAAACACCGACGCCAACTTCCTTGAATACTCGCTGTACGGCCTGCCGCTGCAAACCCAGCAGACCTTCATGATCATGGTGATGATCCCGATCGGCGTGCTGGTGATCCTGATCCTGCGCAACCTGATCGGCCTGCAGACCCTCGGCACGTTCACGCCGGTGCTGATCGCCCTGGCCTTCCGCGAGACGCAGTTGGGCTTCGGCATCCTGCTGTTTACCGTGATCACCGCGCTTGGTTTGTCACTGCGTTCGTATCTGGAACATTTGAAGCTGCAAATGCTGCCGCGCCTGTCGGTGGTGCTGACCTTCGTGGTGGTGCTGATTGCGGCGATCAGCCTGTTCAGTCACAAGCTCGGACTCGAGCGCGGTCTGTCGGTAGCGCTGTTCCCGATGGTGATTCTGACCATGACCATCGAGCGCCTGTCGATCACCTGGGAAGAACGCGGCGCCAGCCATGCCATGAAAGTGGCGATCGGCACGCTTTTCGCGGCGTCCCTGGCGCACCTGATCATGACTGTTCCGGAACTGGTGTACTTCGTATTCACCTTCCCGGCGATCCTGCTGATTCTGGTGGGCTTCATGCTGGCCATGGGTCGCTACCGCGGTTATCGCCTGACCGAGCTGGTGCGTTTCAAGGCATTCCTGAAGAAGGCTGACGGCTGA
- a CDS encoding ATP-dependent zinc protease: protein MRLKPFPTFFALFCLPGLAAAGEKTVYGLNEYAALDGINLEVAAKLDTGAKTASLSARDIKRFKRNGESWVRFYLAIDAAHSHPIERPLARVSKIKRRAGDYDPEEGKKYTARPVIELDICMGSAMRSIEVNLTDRSAFQYPLLIGSEALKRFDALVDPSLKYAAGKPACTIAAHTAE, encoded by the coding sequence ATGAGACTCAAGCCCTTCCCCACATTCTTTGCATTGTTTTGCCTGCCCGGCCTTGCTGCGGCGGGGGAAAAGACCGTGTACGGCCTCAACGAATACGCTGCCCTCGACGGGATCAACCTGGAAGTGGCGGCGAAACTCGACACCGGGGCGAAAACCGCCTCCCTGAGCGCCCGCGACATTAAACGCTTCAAGCGCAACGGCGAGTCCTGGGTACGTTTCTACCTGGCCATCGACGCCGCGCATTCGCACCCGATCGAACGGCCGCTGGCCCGGGTCAGCAAGATCAAGCGCCGCGCCGGCGACTACGACCCGGAAGAAGGCAAGAAGTACACCGCCCGCCCGGTGATCGAGCTGGACATCTGCATGGGTTCGGCAATGCGCAGCATCGAAGTGAACCTGACCGACCGTAGTGCGTTCCAATACCCGCTTTTGATTGGCTCCGAGGCGCTGAAACGCTTCGATGCGCTGGTCGATCCCAGTCTTAAATACGCTGCCGGCAAACCCGCCTGCACCATCGCCGCTCATACCGCCGAGTAA
- a CDS encoding GntR family transcriptional regulator yields the protein MDQLDPPVINGDDSETLSENVFRRIQAAIVKGEIAPGSKISEPELARTYGISRGPLREAIHRLEGQRLLVRVPHVGARVVSLSHAELLELYEIRESLEGMACRLAAERMSVEEIDELRRVLETHERDAAFQAGVGYYQQEGDFDFHYRIIQGSGNRTLTQMLCGELYQLVRMYRIQFSTTPNRPRQAFAEHHRILDAIADRDGELAELLMRRHIGASKRNIARHYQDGADNKTATERGES from the coding sequence CTGGATCAACTCGATCCCCCGGTGATCAATGGCGACGACTCCGAGACGCTCTCGGAAAACGTCTTCCGGCGCATTCAGGCGGCCATCGTCAAAGGTGAGATCGCTCCGGGCAGCAAGATCTCCGAGCCGGAACTGGCGCGCACCTATGGCATCAGCCGTGGGCCGCTGCGCGAAGCGATCCATCGTCTGGAAGGCCAGCGTCTGCTGGTGCGCGTACCGCACGTCGGTGCGCGGGTGGTGTCGCTCAGCCATGCCGAATTGCTCGAACTCTACGAAATCCGCGAATCCCTCGAAGGCATGGCCTGCCGTCTGGCGGCCGAACGCATGAGCGTCGAAGAAATCGACGAACTGCGCCGGGTGCTGGAAACCCATGAGCGCGACGCGGCGTTTCAGGCCGGCGTCGGTTACTACCAGCAGGAAGGCGACTTCGACTTCCACTACCGGATCATCCAGGGCAGCGGCAACCGCACCCTCACGCAAATGCTCTGCGGCGAGCTCTACCAGCTGGTGCGCATGTACCGCATCCAGTTTTCCACCACGCCCAACCGCCCGCGCCAGGCCTTTGCCGAACACCACCGGATTCTCGATGCCATCGCCGACCGTGACGGCGAGCTCGCGGAATTGTTGATGCGCCGTCACATCGGCGCCTCGAAACGCAACATCGCCCGTCACTACCAGGACGGCGCCGACAATAAGACAGCCACTGAACGAGGTGAGTCATGA